Proteins encoded within one genomic window of Bemisia tabaci chromosome 2, PGI_BMITA_v3:
- the LOC109039639 gene encoding uncharacterized protein, translated as MPYMSLDDLLMMGTFCQIVEDLQRVHRTLDEHGRILRRLENYAAGLGIKPKPEYETCYQESLSHFQKRKKKGLPASVIEEIKKSQKKNSGEDTKQNQGTEESEVKETASKKRRNRKKKQLSKKEGLSENQGKTQDELHCQMSDETSSGENSKQENSP; from the exons ATGCCTTACATGAGTTTGGATGACTTGCTGATGATGGGCACATTTTGCCAAATCGTAGAGGATCTGCAGAGAGTTCACCGAACGCTTGATGAGCATGGGCGAATTTTACGAAGATTAGAAAATTATG CTGCCGGCCTTGGAATAAAGCCCAAACCAGAATATGAAACTTGCTACCAAGAATCCTTGTCACATTTCCAGAAACGCAAAAAGAAAGGACTACCTGCCTCTGTAATT gaagaaATCAAAAAGTCTCAAAAAAAGAATTCTGGGGAGGACACAAAACAAAATCAAGGAACTG aAGAGAGTGAGGTTAAAGAAACGGCCTCAAAAAAGAGACGTAATCGCAAGAAGAAGCAGTTGAGTAAGAAAGAAGGTCTTTCTGAAAATCAGGGTAAAACTCAAGACGAGTTGCATTGTCAAATGTCAGATGAAACCTCCTCAGGAGAGAACTCCAAACAGGAAAATTCACCTTGA